A region from the uncultured Stenotrophomonas sp. genome encodes:
- a CDS encoding putative TonB-dependent outer membrane receptor oar-like transmembrane protein (Evidence 3 : Function proposed based on presence of conserved amino acid motif, structural feature or limited homology): protein MAGLALGLGLAMQAHAQSITGGLYGTTAEQGVTVEVTRPATGFAKTIGVNQNGQYSLGQLSPGVYQVKILRDGEVLSTQTVSVVANASSAVPGQNDTAATDLGTVTVSASHWQTVINPIDVSTPELSTIYTADLLADLPVSQNSIYQLARLDSGTAMGERYAQIGGASETENRYYYNEFDTTYDVTGMGAIIFPQVAVASTQLITGSGGLGWTSTTGGISSATLKQGSNEVHGGYSLYYTPPTSSLLRPQGNTVVNPATGRPTLMQSYNRYGHGASHYVWGSGPLIKDRLFAYVMIGANEGNDYTTYNSTGRYTGDSDRREGLINLTWNITDDQSLNVAAYKTRDESLDTTESNQTSEWQPDQTTYGSPANSWLKRDSKLVVANYNWRINDDLRWRVMGGTMRYDYKQTIDTSGVPYITSYDYSTNITNWISAGHEWEPLNYYYEKDGVKSDIVWNMGNHEVTLGGEYYRNNYYYVPQSNSAGYMGYELNGSPGWIWTGTQWQWNTNPNLMWDYTYTGGGAFKSEQRGIYLYDNWQVSENVRLMYGGRWDQMESFNAAGEGFLDLSVFSPRVGLSWDVNGDSSLKVGANVGRYTLPMPSTLAYLVGSTTTYLVNYYTVDGINADGSPINAKPLYGYGYENLTPEMAAVSSRNLENTVQNEFQVYLQKELSRGWSFLGQAAFHDLKRIVDQTCDTDGRIGDYVRANGHASYAGLGGGQGCIEFNPGSSIVLRDYLDGGDALQDIAIPNSYLGFEKAKRRYLKLGAQLSHQRSESEPYYFNLSYTWSHRYGNHDGYTNLLRSTNANPGISGNYQFLENTYGSNGNLSGDQRHNLVATGVYYFDNGFRVGSVLRYASGQPMNCLGHYPGATAGTTLGNAGAAFHYCNGEVVSSNKYETDSLYSVDLSLGYDLHFGANKSQLLSIDVSVTNLTNADAVTNRNRTSTSGFDSTTTTGLRPNVDFNTVTGMQAPRSTNLYVRYSF, encoded by the coding sequence GTGGCCGGTCTGGCGCTTGGTTTGGGTTTGGCCATGCAGGCGCATGCCCAGTCGATTACCGGTGGCTTGTATGGCACCACCGCCGAGCAGGGCGTCACGGTCGAGGTCACACGCCCGGCCACCGGCTTTGCCAAGACCATCGGTGTCAATCAGAACGGCCAGTACAGTCTTGGCCAGCTGTCGCCAGGCGTCTATCAGGTCAAGATCTTGCGTGATGGCGAAGTGCTCAGCACGCAGACTGTGAGCGTGGTGGCCAACGCATCCTCGGCGGTGCCCGGCCAGAACGACACGGCGGCGACCGACCTGGGGACGGTCACCGTCAGCGCTTCGCATTGGCAGACCGTCATCAACCCGATCGACGTCAGCACGCCCGAGCTGTCCACCATCTATACCGCCGACCTGCTGGCCGACCTTCCAGTCAGCCAGAACAGCATCTACCAGCTTGCCCGGCTGGACTCGGGCACTGCCATGGGTGAACGGTATGCTCAGATCGGTGGTGCCAGCGAAACCGAGAACCGTTATTACTACAACGAGTTCGACACCACCTATGACGTGACGGGCATGGGTGCGATTATCTTCCCGCAGGTGGCGGTGGCGTCGACCCAGTTGATCACCGGCAGCGGCGGCTTGGGCTGGACCAGTACCACCGGCGGCATCAGCTCGGCCACCCTGAAGCAGGGCAGCAACGAAGTGCATGGTGGCTACAGCCTGTACTACACGCCGCCGACCTCCTCGCTGCTGCGGCCACAGGGCAATACCGTGGTCAACCCCGCCACCGGCCGGCCGACGTTGATGCAGTCCTACAACCGTTACGGCCACGGTGCCAGTCATTACGTATGGGGGTCGGGCCCGCTGATCAAGGACCGGCTGTTCGCCTACGTGATGATCGGTGCCAACGAAGGCAACGACTACACCACCTACAACAGCACCGGCCGCTACACCGGTGACAGCGACCGTCGCGAAGGCCTGATCAACCTGACCTGGAACATTACTGATGACCAGTCGTTGAACGTGGCGGCCTACAAGACCCGTGACGAGAGCCTGGACACGACGGAAAGCAACCAGACCAGCGAGTGGCAGCCCGACCAAACCACTTACGGCAGTCCTGCCAATAGCTGGCTCAAGCGCGATTCCAAGCTGGTGGTTGCCAACTACAACTGGCGCATCAACGATGACCTGCGCTGGCGCGTGATGGGCGGCACCATGCGCTACGACTACAAGCAGACGATCGACACCAGTGGCGTGCCGTACATCACGTCTTATGACTACAGCACCAACATCACCAACTGGATCAGTGCCGGCCACGAGTGGGAGCCGCTGAACTATTACTACGAGAAGGATGGCGTCAAGAGCGACATCGTCTGGAACATGGGCAACCACGAGGTGACCCTGGGTGGTGAGTACTACCGCAACAACTACTACTACGTCCCCCAGAGCAATTCGGCGGGTTACATGGGGTACGAGCTCAACGGCAGCCCCGGCTGGATCTGGACGGGCACGCAGTGGCAATGGAACACCAATCCCAACCTCATGTGGGACTACACGTACACTGGCGGCGGAGCCTTCAAGAGCGAACAACGCGGCATCTATCTGTATGACAACTGGCAGGTCAGCGAGAACGTGCGCTTGATGTACGGCGGCCGTTGGGACCAGATGGAAAGCTTCAACGCCGCCGGCGAGGGCTTCCTGGATCTGTCCGTGTTCTCGCCGCGCGTGGGTCTGTCGTGGGACGTCAACGGCGACAGCAGCCTGAAGGTGGGCGCCAATGTCGGCCGCTACACACTGCCGATGCCGTCCACACTGGCCTATCTGGTGGGTTCCACGACCACCTATCTGGTCAATTACTACACGGTTGACGGTATCAATGCCGATGGCAGCCCGATCAATGCCAAGCCCCTGTATGGCTACGGTTACGAGAACCTGACGCCGGAGATGGCGGCCGTTTCCAGCCGCAACCTCGAGAACACCGTGCAGAACGAGTTCCAGGTTTACCTGCAGAAGGAACTGAGCCGTGGCTGGTCTTTCCTGGGCCAGGCCGCGTTCCACGACCTGAAGCGCATCGTCGACCAGACCTGCGACACCGATGGCCGCATTGGCGATTATGTCCGTGCCAATGGCCATGCCTCCTATGCCGGCCTGGGCGGTGGCCAAGGCTGCATCGAGTTCAACCCGGGCAGCAGCATCGTGCTGCGCGACTACCTCGACGGCGGCGACGCGCTGCAGGACATCGCCATTCCGAACAGTTACCTGGGCTTCGAGAAGGCAAAGCGCCGCTACCTGAAGCTGGGTGCTCAGCTCAGCCACCAGCGTAGCGAGAGCGAGCCGTACTACTTCAACCTCAGCTACACCTGGTCGCACCGCTACGGCAACCATGACGGCTACACCAACCTGCTCCGGTCCACCAACGCGAATCCGGGCATCAGTGGCAACTACCAGTTCCTGGAAAATACCTACGGCAGTAACGGCAACCTCAGTGGCGACCAGCGCCACAACCTGGTTGCCACCGGCGTCTACTATTTCGACAACGGCTTCCGCGTCGGCTCGGTGTTGCGGTACGCCTCCGGGCAGCCGATGAACTGCCTCGGGCACTACCCGGGTGCAACTGCGGGTACCACGCTGGGCAATGCCGGTGCGGCTTTCCACTACTGCAACGGTGAAGTGGTGTCGTCGAACAAGTACGAAACCGACAGTCTCTACAGCGTTGACCTGAGTCTGGGCTATGACCTGCACTTCGGTGCGAACAAGTCGCAGCTGCTGAGCATCGACGTGTCGGTCACCAACTTGACCAATGCCGATGCGGTCACGAATCGCAACCGGACGTCGACCTCCGGCTTCGACTCGACCACCACCACGGGCCTGCGGCCCAACGTGGACTTCAATACGGTCACCGGCATGCAGGCGCCACGCAGCACCAATCTGTACGTGCGTTACAGCTTCTGA
- a CDS encoding putative AraC-family transcriptional regulator (Evidence 3 : Function proposed based on presence of conserved amino acid motif, structural feature or limited homology), with amino-acid sequence MRVDPAEIEALFDAIPSVLFFAKDSEGRYTHVNMTMLQRLGVKSRNELIGKRADELYPAGMSEAYVAQDQRVLAGEVIENVMELQLFANRQPGWCLTCKRPIVENEKVVGLIGISRDLGQRGGLESQYEPLRLALDYLNTHYAENVRMQTLLEITGFSLSKLERSFRKVFQMTPQQVLTRLRIQIALHLLHGEDSVASIGQACGFSDQSAFTRKFKAEVGMAPRQYRALIAAKRLPGDLSVD; translated from the coding sequence ATGCGCGTAGACCCCGCCGAAATCGAAGCCCTGTTCGACGCCATTCCCAGTGTGCTGTTCTTTGCCAAGGACAGCGAGGGGCGCTATACCCACGTCAACATGACGATGTTGCAGCGGTTGGGGGTGAAGTCGCGCAACGAATTGATCGGCAAGCGTGCCGACGAACTGTACCCGGCCGGCATGAGCGAGGCCTACGTCGCGCAGGATCAGCGCGTTCTGGCTGGCGAGGTGATCGAAAACGTCATGGAGCTGCAGTTGTTCGCCAACCGCCAGCCGGGCTGGTGCCTGACCTGCAAGCGGCCCATCGTCGAGAATGAAAAGGTGGTGGGCCTGATCGGCATTTCCCGCGACCTCGGCCAGCGCGGCGGGCTGGAGTCGCAATATGAGCCCTTGCGACTGGCACTGGATTACCTCAACACGCACTACGCCGAAAATGTGCGCATGCAGACTCTGCTGGAGATCACTGGATTCTCGTTGTCCAAGCTGGAGCGGAGCTTCCGCAAGGTGTTCCAGATGACCCCCCAGCAGGTGCTCACCCGGCTGCGCATCCAGATCGCGCTGCATTTGCTGCATGGCGAGGACAGCGTGGCCAGCATCGGCCAGGCCTGCGGGTTCAGCGACCAGAGTGCGTTCACTCGCAAGTTCAAGGCCGAGGTGGGCATGGCGCCGCGCCAGTACCGGGCATTGATCGCGGCCAAGAGGCTGCCGGGTGACCTGTCCGTGGATTGA
- a CDS encoding hypothetical protein (Evidence 5 : No homology to any previously reported sequences), with the protein MRHILAAAIALLKLRTERKPQIDVWLKQRGY; encoded by the coding sequence ATGCGCCATATCCTGGCAGCCGCAATTGCGCTGCTTAAGCTGCGCACCGAGCGCAAGCCGCAGATTGATGTCTGGCTGAAGCAGCGCGGGTACTGA
- a CDS encoding conserved exported hypothetical protein (Evidence 4 : Homologs of previously reported genes of unknown function), with protein MKPISPRHIAGIPALLLSLGACASSPGMGTPADHETTAAPRPLPVPIAAGTPPLPGVTSLGMSMPETRIALKGLPKDIEDLVLSLPPADFRATPDIWQYTVRQAIGGMMLIPRITGRPDRRISMVSSGDSALWIRTFESENPAITGYLIQVRFGCKLVKDSPIQLPEGSVQDICLGYPNARIGSGLRAYRKVAGQTIEDVTAQLTPPEQVLGEETMERYRQLGADGPFLDDSWLDRVPVARWIVESDPENPLPEDAHTYDGGYLAHANFLLWNSDHFETRATVPASLWPCPPNRPSSCIDDDRFVTKP; from the coding sequence ATGAAGCCCATTTCCCCGCGCCACATTGCCGGCATTCCCGCCCTGCTGCTGTCGTTGGGCGCTTGTGCGTCTTCCCCCGGCATGGGGACGCCTGCCGACCACGAAACCACGGCCGCCCCCCGTCCCCTGCCCGTCCCCATTGCCGCCGGCACACCTCCCCTGCCCGGGGTGACCTCGCTGGGTATGTCCATGCCCGAGACACGCATCGCCCTCAAGGGTTTGCCAAAAGACATCGAGGACCTTGTCCTGTCCCTGCCACCTGCCGATTTCCGCGCCACGCCGGATATATGGCAATACACGGTGCGGCAAGCCATCGGCGGCATGATGCTGATTCCCCGCATCACCGGGCGTCCCGATCGCCGCATCAGCATGGTTTCCTCCGGAGACTCTGCCCTGTGGATTCGCACCTTCGAATCGGAAAACCCGGCCATCACCGGCTATTTGATACAGGTCCGATTCGGCTGCAAACTGGTGAAGGACAGCCCGATCCAGTTGCCCGAAGGCAGCGTCCAAGACATCTGCCTCGGGTACCCCAATGCACGGATAGGCAGCGGCCTGCGTGCCTACCGCAAGGTCGCCGGCCAAACCATCGAGGACGTGACCGCGCAACTGACGCCTCCGGAGCAGGTGCTGGGGGAAGAGACGATGGAACGCTACAGGCAACTGGGCGCAGACGGGCCGTTTCTGGACGACTCATGGCTGGATCGGGTGCCGGTGGCGCGTTGGATCGTCGAATCCGACCCGGAAAATCCCCTGCCCGAAGATGCGCACACCTACGACGGCGGCTACCTGGCCCACGCCAACTTCCTGCTATGGAATAGCGACCACTTCGAAACCCGCGCCACCGTCCCCGCCTCATTGTGGCCGTGCCCGCCGAACCGGCCCTCGTCCTGCATCGACGATGACCGTTTCGTGACGAAACCCTAG